Genomic DNA from Veillonella criceti:
AATGCTGATGTAGTTATCACTGAAATTGGTGGTACAGTTGGTGATATTGAAAGCTTGCCATTCTTAGAAGCCATTCGTCAGGTTAAAAAAGAAGTAGGCCGTAATGATGTATTGTATATTCATGTAACATTAGTGCCTTACATCAGTGCTGCTGGGGAATTGAAAACAAAACCAACCCAACATAGTGTTAAAGAATTGCGCAGTATTGGTATTCAGCCAGATATTATCGTATGCCGTACGGAAAAACATATTTCAGATGAAATGAAAGAAAAATTAGCTTTATTCTGCGATATTGATCCTGAGGCTGTTATTGAAAACCGCACTTGCAATACGATTTACGAAGTGCCTTTGATGATGCAAGAAGAGGGCCTTGATGATATTGTAGTTAAGAAATTACAATTGCCAGAAGTGGCAGCCGATATGGAAGCTTGGAAAGAAATGGTAGCCAAGATTCTACATCCAAACAAGGAAATTACAGTTGCTTTGGTTGGTAAATACGTAGCCCTTCATGATGCGTATCTAAGTGTAGCGGAAGCCTTGACCCATGCAGGAATTGCTACAGATACGAAAGTAAACATCAAATGGGTAGATGCTGAAGAGTTGGAAGAAAATGATTGTGATGTAACGGATATTTACAAAGATGTTGATGGGATTGTAGTACCTGGTGGCTTTGGCTATCGTGGTGTGGAAGGTAAAATCCGTACCATCCAGTATGCCCGTGAAAATAAGGTGCCATATCTTGGCTTATGTCTTGGGATGCAGACAGCGGTTATGGAATTTGCTCGTCACGTAGCTGGCTTAGCTGAGGCTAACTCTACGGAATTTGATGAAGGGGTAGCCAATCCTGTTATTGACTTGATGCCAGATCAAGTGGATGTAGACCAGAAAGGTGGCACTATGCGTCTTGGCGTATATCCATGTAAAACTGTGGAAGGCACTAAAGTACGCGAAGCCTATGGTGAAGATTTAATTTACGAACGTCATCGTCATCGTTATGAATTTAACAATGCGTTCCGTCAATTATTGACAGAAAAAGGATTGGTGATTAGTGGGACATCTCCTGATAATCGTTTAGTAGAATGTGTGGAAGTGGCGGATCATCCTTGGTTTGTAGGGGTTCAATTCCACCCTGAATTAAAATCTCGTCCGACTAAAGCACATCCACTATTTAAAGGTTTTGTGGATGCTATTTTGAAACTCAAAGGTATGTAACAGTGCGTAAAACGGTACGCACGGCTCGATATCAACAAATTGCTGCTGATGTAGCTGGTAAAATTGTTTCTGGTGGCTATAAGGAAGGGGAGCGAATTTTTGCTCGCTCTGCCTTATCCGTTCATTATGGCGTATCCCCTGAAACGTCACGACGCGCGATTGCATTGCTAGCTGATTTAGGTATTGTAGAAGTGACTAAGGGGAGCGGTTGTACAGTGCTTTCTAAAGAGAAAGCAGAACAATTTCGGATGCAGTTTAATGATTTTGATTCGGTTGATTCGTTGCGCCAAGATTTGGCACGGCAAATTGAAGAACAAACAAAATCGATGCAGACCTTAAAGAACACAATCCAGAAATTAAGTGAATCAGTAGGGCATTACCAGTATAAAAATCCATTGCAACCCATGAAGATGGCGATTACTGAGGCGTGTCATTATATAGGGCAGTCAATAGGCTCCATCCAGTTGTGGCAGCATACGGGGGTAACCATTGTAGCAATTGAGTCACAGGATAAAACCATGATTATATCGCCAGGGCCGTATGCAACTTTTACAGCTGGGGAAGAGATATATTTTATTGGACCTGCTGATAGTTGGCCACGATTGGAACGCTTTTTATATGGTGCTAATGAAACAGACGAGTAGTAGGTAACTAGCTTTATCGTAGGCTATAGTTTTGTTTCACTTATAATTTAATATTTATTTTATACAACATAACGCAAAAGGGCGCTCAACACTAGTTGGGTGCCTTTTTTTGTATGCTAGTTTAGCATTTATAAGCGACAATTATGCGATTAGGTAATCTACAATATTCTATATT
This window encodes:
- a CDS encoding CTP synthase; its protein translation is MATKYIFVTGGVVSSLGKGITAASLGRLLKNRGLNVTIQKFDPYINIDPGTMSPYQHGEVFVTDDGAETDLDLGHYERFIDINLGKRSNVTAGKVYWSVINKERKGDYLGGTVQVIPHITNEIKQNVYRVGKEDNADVVITEIGGTVGDIESLPFLEAIRQVKKEVGRNDVLYIHVTLVPYISAAGELKTKPTQHSVKELRSIGIQPDIIVCRTEKHISDEMKEKLALFCDIDPEAVIENRTCNTIYEVPLMMQEEGLDDIVVKKLQLPEVAADMEAWKEMVAKILHPNKEITVALVGKYVALHDAYLSVAEALTHAGIATDTKVNIKWVDAEELEENDCDVTDIYKDVDGIVVPGGFGYRGVEGKIRTIQYARENKVPYLGLCLGMQTAVMEFARHVAGLAEANSTEFDEGVANPVIDLMPDQVDVDQKGGTMRLGVYPCKTVEGTKVREAYGEDLIYERHRHRYEFNNAFRQLLTEKGLVISGTSPDNRLVECVEVADHPWFVGVQFHPELKSRPTKAHPLFKGFVDAILKLKGM
- a CDS encoding GntR family transcriptional regulator, whose protein sequence is MRKTVRTARYQQIAADVAGKIVSGGYKEGERIFARSALSVHYGVSPETSRRAIALLADLGIVEVTKGSGCTVLSKEKAEQFRMQFNDFDSVDSLRQDLARQIEEQTKSMQTLKNTIQKLSESVGHYQYKNPLQPMKMAITEACHYIGQSIGSIQLWQHTGVTIVAIESQDKTMIISPGPYATFTAGEEIYFIGPADSWPRLERFLYGANETDE